In the Peromyscus maniculatus bairdii isolate BWxNUB_F1_BW_parent chromosome 20, HU_Pman_BW_mat_3.1, whole genome shotgun sequence genome, one interval contains:
- the Cbx5 gene encoding chromobox protein homolog 5 isoform X1, translating into MGLVLTQRSDLNCSAPGNSKEEPGGLSPSGGSTCDMGKKTKRTADSSSSEDEEEYVVEKVLDRRMVKGQVEYLLKWKGFSEEHNTWEPEKNLDCPELISEFMKKYKKMKEGENNKPREKSEGNKRKSSFSSSADDIKSKKKREQSNDIARGFERGLEPEKIIGATDSCGDLMFLMKWKDTDEADLVLAKEANVKCPQIVIAFYEERLTWHAYPEDAENKEKESSKS; encoded by the exons GAGGAACCTGGTGGCCTTAGTCCTTCAGGTGGATCAACCTGCGACATGGGAAAGAAAACCAAGAGGACAGCTGACAGCTCTTCttcagaggatgaggaggaataCGTCGTGGAAAAGGTGTTAGACAGGCGCATGGTTAAGGGGCAAGTGGAGTATCTGTTGAAGTGGAAAGGCTTTTCTGA ggaGCACAATACTTGGGAACCTGAGAAGAACTTGGATTGTCCTGAACTAATTTCTGAGTTTATGAAAAAGTATAAGAAGATGAAGGAGGGTGAAAACAATAAGCCCAGGGAGAAGTCAGAAGGAAACAAGAGGAAATCCAGTTTCTCCAGCAGTGCTGATGAtatcaaatctaaaaaaaagagagag CAGAGCAATGATATCGCTCGGGGCTTTGAGAGAGGACTGGAACCAGAAAAGATCATTGGGGCAACAGATTCCTGTGGTGACTTAATGTTCTTAATGAAATG gAAAGACACGGATGAAGCCGACCTGGTTCTTGCAAAAGAAGCTAATGTGAAATGTCCACAAATTGTGATAGCATTTTATGAAGAGAGACTGACGTGGCATGCATATCCAGAAGATGcggaaaacaaagagaaagagagctcgAAGAGCTAA
- the Cbx5 gene encoding chromobox protein homolog 5 isoform X2, translating to MGLVLTQRSDLNCSAPGNSKEEPGGLSPSGGSTCDMGKKTKRTADSSSSEDEEEYVVEKVLDRRMVKGQVEYLLKWKGFSEEHNTWEPEKNLDCPELISEFMKKYKKMKEGENNKPREKSEGNKRKSSFSSSADDIKSKKKRESNDIARGFERGLEPEKIIGATDSCGDLMFLMKWKDTDEADLVLAKEANVKCPQIVIAFYEERLTWHAYPEDAENKEKESSKS from the exons GAGGAACCTGGTGGCCTTAGTCCTTCAGGTGGATCAACCTGCGACATGGGAAAGAAAACCAAGAGGACAGCTGACAGCTCTTCttcagaggatgaggaggaataCGTCGTGGAAAAGGTGTTAGACAGGCGCATGGTTAAGGGGCAAGTGGAGTATCTGTTGAAGTGGAAAGGCTTTTCTGA ggaGCACAATACTTGGGAACCTGAGAAGAACTTGGATTGTCCTGAACTAATTTCTGAGTTTATGAAAAAGTATAAGAAGATGAAGGAGGGTGAAAACAATAAGCCCAGGGAGAAGTCAGAAGGAAACAAGAGGAAATCCAGTTTCTCCAGCAGTGCTGATGAtatcaaatctaaaaaaaagagagag AGCAATGATATCGCTCGGGGCTTTGAGAGAGGACTGGAACCAGAAAAGATCATTGGGGCAACAGATTCCTGTGGTGACTTAATGTTCTTAATGAAATG gAAAGACACGGATGAAGCCGACCTGGTTCTTGCAAAAGAAGCTAATGTGAAATGTCCACAAATTGTGATAGCATTTTATGAAGAGAGACTGACGTGGCATGCATATCCAGAAGATGcggaaaacaaagagaaagagagctcgAAGAGCTAA
- the Cbx5 gene encoding chromobox protein homolog 5 isoform X3, with product MGKKTKRTADSSSSEDEEEYVVEKVLDRRMVKGQVEYLLKWKGFSEEHNTWEPEKNLDCPELISEFMKKYKKMKEGENNKPREKSEGNKRKSSFSSSADDIKSKKKREQSNDIARGFERGLEPEKIIGATDSCGDLMFLMKWKDTDEADLVLAKEANVKCPQIVIAFYEERLTWHAYPEDAENKEKESSKS from the exons ATGGGAAAGAAAACCAAGAGGACAGCTGACAGCTCTTCttcagaggatgaggaggaataCGTCGTGGAAAAGGTGTTAGACAGGCGCATGGTTAAGGGGCAAGTGGAGTATCTGTTGAAGTGGAAAGGCTTTTCTGA ggaGCACAATACTTGGGAACCTGAGAAGAACTTGGATTGTCCTGAACTAATTTCTGAGTTTATGAAAAAGTATAAGAAGATGAAGGAGGGTGAAAACAATAAGCCCAGGGAGAAGTCAGAAGGAAACAAGAGGAAATCCAGTTTCTCCAGCAGTGCTGATGAtatcaaatctaaaaaaaagagagag CAGAGCAATGATATCGCTCGGGGCTTTGAGAGAGGACTGGAACCAGAAAAGATCATTGGGGCAACAGATTCCTGTGGTGACTTAATGTTCTTAATGAAATG gAAAGACACGGATGAAGCCGACCTGGTTCTTGCAAAAGAAGCTAATGTGAAATGTCCACAAATTGTGATAGCATTTTATGAAGAGAGACTGACGTGGCATGCATATCCAGAAGATGcggaaaacaaagagaaagagagctcgAAGAGCTAA